The nucleotide window TCCAATGCAGTTGCAGTTAGTttccttcatcatgatgatattcaaatgaaattggcAATCAAGTCGGCATCATGAGAAGCGAGCAACCTTGGTCCTTGCATCAAGATGCCTTCATATCATCAAGACCAACACTGGCCTGCAGAGGGAGCAAAGCAATGAGTTTCACACTTGATGGAAATGTACTCGAACTTGAAAATTGAGCATGTGATTCTtacgaggaacttgtggttctctGCTAGGAGTGGGGCAAAGGTTGTGCAAAATTTTTCCATATCAGCACTGACATCACCTGATCCACCAATAACGTCCATAAATTTCTTCCTATCAGGAGCAAGTTTCATAGCAACCTACAACCAAATTTATCTGTCAGTTGGATAGCATAAACCTTTAAGTTATTGAGAGTCACATGGCAAGCTTGAGAGTTCAAAAAGAGTTACATCTATGAGCTATTTAAGCATGATCTGTTGCCAAAGAGACAGGAAATGGACTTGAAGATCAGAAACAAAAACGGATAATACTATGGTATCGAAAGTATGAGTTCACTGTCAGTTGTATAAGGGACCATGAAGCAGGTTCCAATTGCAACAATCAAAACTATATGACAAGAAATTGAGTGAGGGCTTCATGGTGACATGGATTTTCTTTCTTGGAGATGTATAAGTTACAAAGAAGGATGGGGGGAAACAATAAGGATGACATATTTATCCGATAGTTGAACTGATTGAACTTACAAGTGCTTAGTGATAAATGCCAAGTGTCTATCGGGTTTCCTATATTTTCAATATAGGAGTTGCTTCAAACATAAAGATGTTAAGAAGAAACCCCCAAAACAAACAACATATGTTACCGTGAAACTAGAACTGGCAAGCCAGCCATGCCATTTTTTTAAGGTTGTGCTGTAGGAATCAGTACAAACTTGTGACATACTCCAGCCTGGATGCTCTAGCAAGTTACTGAATATTTCCACCAGAAAGTCCATTGCCCTGAAATATAAGTACATACATGAACCATATATTTGCCTACTGATATTTACCATGTAAATGATTCAATTACGCTACGATCAAGAGTCTTTGTTGAAAAGATGACATTGATGACTACTTGTTCATTATGACCTGCAACATCCATACCCTACATACATTTCCAGATGCCTTTTGAAAAAGTAATCTACACATCAGATTATATGTAAATTGAAGAGCATTTCTTTTTCATTAACAAGTACCCATATACAGCAGGAACAGTGACTTGAAGATGCTCTCCTTGTGTTGGTTATGTTTATGCACATGACACCATGAAAAATAGAGACATTATCTGCTTCTTAAATTCATCAAGATGCATGTAACCACCTCAATAATTGATGGATGTATTCATCTAAAACTTTGCCACAATAGTAAAAAACAACATACCCAAGCACTACTAGagttaataaaaatatctttagCTCTAGGAGATGAACTATTTGCTGTGTTTAACTATTAAAGGATCAAGACATCAACATTCATGAATTTATACTTAAGCCATATGAGACGAAGTTCTGATATATGTTTCTCGAGGAAGATCTCTTTGATGATCTATCTCAACAAATTATGTGATTGGTGCGAGAAATATCTCATTTCAAGTTTCAGGTAATTCAAGATGATATAACTAGTAAACGTGTTCATCGTTGTCAACTTTATTGTTTAAAGGGATCATGTACTTGCTCTTTGGTTCTAGTAGTTAAAGTTTACAATAACTTCTTGCTTCTATCCAACTGTTTCTGTCCAATTCTTGGCGACTTATGTTTTCACATGGATCTACATGTCACATCCTTTGTCACCACGATGAATGAAAATTTTGCATATCGTCTCTATCCACAATTTATATTGACATACTTGGACATGTCTCTATACACACATTTATATTCTACATGCATTACATAAACATATGATGTGAAAGTTCTCACATGTTACAATACCATTCAGAAATTTTAAAAGCTTACTGAAAACGAATCAAACAACACACCTTGTTAACCATAGAAGCCCGTTGGTACAGCTTGAAGAACCTTTAGTCGTTTTAGCTTCAATTTCAATTTGCACCATGCTGTATAGATGTTCAAACTTTGATGGATCAGAATTATACTTGGTTTCAAGCCTCTGCAAAATAAATCAGCGAAATATATGCAAGTGATATAAATGAAAAACAAGGCAGCTGAAATATTATGCCGAATGAATGAGTGAATTAGCTTAGTTGCATGATAAAAATTGCAGCAGACCAACTGATTGTTGCCAAACAATACCAGAGTAAAATTACTCACTCaagtaagaaatttaaaaaaatatcctAAAAAGCCTAACTTCTTAGTAAAGGTAACGAGAATACAGATTTCTCACCGTTATGTTACCCCCTATATCAGATTTGACAAGTGACATGGCCGTTCCAAACTTGTCTGGCAAAACCAAAGTGAAAATTAGAAGAAATGCCATGGAGGCAGATATTGTAAGATGAAATATTCAGCTCTAAAAAATGGAAGAAGAATCTGATGAACAAGATATATTACACTTCACATTTTTAGTAAGCAGCAAAATTCATAATAATAAGTTCCAAAACTGAATCAAGCATCAGCTCAAAGCTGGCAGGAGTTATAGAGTTAAAGAATAAATAAGATATACATGCTTATAAAGTATACTAGATAAAACTAAAGACACTGACACATTGATGGTAGCCAAAGGAACAAGGATCACTACTGAAAAGAAGATGCTCTAATCTATCATCACGGAAAACTGGTTCATGGCTGTGATAAGCATACATTTATTGAGCTATGTAAGTGAACATGTCATTTTCTTGAGAAATGCTTTTTAGATCAATATGAAAACTTAAAATCAAGGGCTTCGTGCGATGAAACATAACACAGATTGGTAAACATTAATAAAAAAGTGACAGAGTGTATAGAGCTATTGTGCACAACCAGAGAGATAGcaacataataatataatttgttaTGTTTGATATCTTCCAATAAGCCATCAAATATCTGATCGTTAAATTTCTTGTAAATATCTTGTAATAAAGCATCTTTGCAGATACTCACTGAGATACTAACTTAGCAAAATATATAACAGCATATAAGCAATTAAAAAGTAAATCATGCCTAGGTTGGCCTAACATGtctataaaaagaaaataaaaatctctaTTGAGATCCAGACATGGCAAAAAGCAAAGAGCTCCACTGGAACTTTCTCCTTGGATGAAATAATAAGCAGAGTAAGCCAAGTACCTAAAACTGGCAGGATGTGCTTGCACACTTCAAGGAAAGGTTTTGTTAGAATTACTCCATTCTCAGACTTGACATGCTTGATTCCTTCCAATGAGGCAGTGAACACGGTCCCTTCCATCTCTACTCTCTGATCCTTCAACCTATCAAAGTCACAGTAAAACAAAGCTTTCTAATTTTCCCCCAGAAGGTACATACAAAAAGTAAAAACTAAATAGACCTTAATGGAAAAGCAGTCACAAAGGCAAGCGATCTGATCCAAGTATCACGGACTTCCCACTAAAGTTTATCCAACGAATGACCCATATAATGGAAAACGTTTAACAGGCAAATCGTAGTCGATCTAACTCGAAAACGGTAAACGAAAAAAGGAAATATTAGTGCCGAACAGTTCTTGACCTCAGATCTTCTTATCAATAAACACATTTTAACCTAGTGTACGCATAAAAGGGGATAAGAAAGCATTCTCAGAACAGAGATCCATCTAAAAGTTCCATCTTTTTGGGTTTTTTGGGTTCAGATCTAATAACAAAAAAACCAAAGATCCGATCTTTCTGTCAGAACTCATAAGAATCGATCAAAATTGTAAGAAGTGCTTTCAGGTGATCTGGCCGGGAACTAACCGATGGGATTTCTCCGACTCAATCGCTTATCTTTCTTCGATTCTCCAAGACTTTCAGATCAAGATAAAGAGGTCGCCAACAAAACGCTTGAAAAATCAACGAGCTAATGGCTTCGTACGGTGAATTCTTAGAGAGTGAATTTGGGTAAAGCAGCCAGAGAGGGAAACGAATCGAATCAACAAAGAAACTGTAGCGCCGTCGTCTTGGAAATACGACGTTTTTCGTACCCCCTTATCTACCTGACCTTTCATTGCAGTTATCTTGATCCAAAGTGTCGGGCTCCACAGGGCCCCACCTGAATCTAAGTAAATGTGTGGGTAAATTTACCGAAGAACTTTTACATGCATCCATCCGATGGCCGATCAAGGACCCGACCCGGCTCAGGTCAAGCCGGTCCGGGACGTGTGCACCGGTTCAAATGTATCAGTTCAGACCGAATTGCTTGGGTTTTTACGAATTCGAGGCTCAAAGTGGCTGTTGTGATCTCGGATTTAAGATTGATTTGATTGATTCGGATCTACTTGATGAAATGATCGAATACTAATATATAGATTGTGTTGTCGATGTGTTAAACGGTCAAAATTAGGCTAAATGAGTCAAAATTGTGTCACGTTGACTGATTTTAACTACCGCGAAGGCAGGTAATTTTGTGGTTTCAAGAAAATATAGGGTGATTTTGATGCTAGTAGTATGCCCTAGATCGGACGGTGAGGAATGCAAGATTAAAGCGCTGATTGACTATAAAACCCTAGCCCACCTAATCTACCCCTCTGTTGCCCTCTCTCGCCCGCGGCGGACGTCTCCCTCTCTCGCCGTCAAAATGGTGATGATCTATACTGCCTTTGCTCGTTGATCCTTTGATCTGTCGAATCGGATCTGGGTCTGTTGGCCTGTTCTACTTCTTGTTCTTTGTTCTCGAGCTGATTTGGGGGCCTTTTCCGATGGTTTCTGCAGCCGTTCAAACGATATGTGGAGATCGGCAGGGTTGCCCTCGTGAACTATGGGAAGGAATATGGCCGGCTTGTCGTCATTGTCGACGTTATCGATCAGAACAGAGTGCGTCTCTTAACGTTCTTCGCTCTCTTTTCCTCTTGATCTCGAGAAAGAATCGAGTTTGGACGTGATTTTTATTGCGCGGTTTAACATATGGGCTACTAAAGTTGTAATTATCTTCTCATGCGTCAAAAATCCGTTATTTACAGTATACCTTTTCATTCTCAAGTAGTTGTTGCTTCATTTTGTTGCCTTATTCCACGAAGTTACATATGACATTAGTCATCAAAATATGTGATGTTATCTACTATGTAGGATGCATTAGCCTTCTGTAGTTGTTTATACAGCTATTCCTGTTATCAAAAGGCCCTCTTTTGATGTGTGCTTTTGTGTTTCCAGTTAGTTGCACAGGGGAGATTATAGTTGgggttttctttttttaaataacTTGAACTCGATTAAAAGTTTAGCAGTTCAATTTTGCCACCATAATGCTTTAGAGAATTGGTTTTTCTATGCCCACTATAAAGAAGTGTCATGTGGATTGTTTGGTCGGCTGTTCAACAAACAGTCACAATCAATGACTAGGTTTGTGAAGAATGACAGTGTGTATATCCTTCATCATGGAAATCTATTTTTTGTATCTTGAGAAACATAATAATTAAACATCTaagtccttttttttctttggtgCTCACTGGTCGATGCTACTTCAACTAAGACCACAGTGTAAAAGCTTAGATGACTTCTGTATATATTTGGCGATCCAGTTATAACCATAGCATGGGATTTCTACATTGTTTTACATGTCATCCAAGTTGTTTTGCCTTGTTATTTATTTGCAGCAAAGCCTCAAATGTCATTGCATGCATATTTTCATTAAGCCCCCTTtgataaatcataatatataattCTCATTGGCATATCCGAGAATCATATATGGGAGGCATATAAGATTCTGTGCTATTCTTTCTGATGAAACATATATATGTTTTGCAAACTTTGTTGTAGATCAATCAACTAAACTGTTGTCCTATGTAACAACAGAAAGGTGCTAAAATCAGATCTTGATCTCCTTCTTGTAGATAATTTTAGGCTCCTGTCTGAAGCTGTTTCTATGGTCTTAGGTTTGTCTTTTTCTGTTCATTTGTCTTTTTTATGCTTCTTTCAATTTTGCTCTTTAGATCCTCGAGACTATTTTTTCCCTAAGCATCTGCTCCCATGCAATTTAATGTTAGTTTCATCCCTGTTCTAGATAAATGTTGTACGACTACCATACATATGATACAAGTCTACATGCTCTGAAATCTTGTATCTTTCCAATGTCGGTGCAGTCTTGGTTTTTACCTGGAACCTAAAATTCATGTCTTATTATAATGGAAGTTCTTTGATCTTCATTGGATTCTTAGATTTCTATTTTTTGCTCAAATATTTCTCTCGTACATGGTAGTTTAGATAGAGCATAGAATCTTGTGTCCATGTTAGACACCAATGATTTGAAGTTGGACTTTGTTGATTCATAAAAATTAGTATGCTAGTTATGTTGAAGCATCTAATAGAGGCTTTTGATGCCAATATGATTTATTTGTCCACATGGTAATTCGTCTCAAGATTATATATGCCTGCATATTTCTTTCATCATTTCATCAATGGTAAGTGCACTGTACTTGTCTTCTTACGGCAAGAATTTTTAGTTCTTGTGGTTACGAGTTAATAATTGGTCTTTTCCGAAATGTGCTGTAAATTTTAGGCTTTGGTTGATGCTCCTGACATGGTACGTGGCCAAATGAACTTCAAGAGACTCTCTCTTACTGACATAAAGATTGACATACCACGAGTCCCCAAAAAGAAGACCCTTATTGATGCCATGGAAGCGGCTGGTAGGATGATTGATATTCCCCATGGAACAATGAAATTAACATAGAATTCTACAGTTGTATAATTAATATACTGCCACAGATGTGAAGAACAAATGGGAGAAAAGCTCATGGGGCAGGAAGTTGATTGTGCAGAAGAGGAGAGCTTCATTGAATGACTTTGACAGGTTCAAGGTCATGTTGGCAAAGATTAAGGTGGAGATTGAATCCTTTAAAAATTTAATGTTCTTGCACCATTGATTTGATTCTTTTAGGTCGCTTCAGTTCATTATGTTGACAAGTCTTTATATATTTGTTCAGAGAGGAGGTGCTATCAGGCAAGAGCTGGCCAAGCTTAAAAAGGAGAATGCAGCTTGAGCTTCTCATTAAAGTTGATGAATTTTGTCAAATTTAtttcctgtcaagcagtggtgtcTGTCTTAAATCAAAAATCTCTGATGTGACTTTAGATTTTGCATTTGGTACTGGAGCTCTTAAAAGGTTTTTGTGACACTGATTGAGCTATGGTTTTAATGTTATGTTTTTATCATCATTTATCCTGGAATTTCGGCAACAAAGTGATAAAATCATGAAATATAACTTGTTAGGTCATGTTTTCGCAGCAGTTTTTAGTTAACCTGGAATGAAATGCCGGGGTGCCTACTTGATTACTAGATACAGGTTAGAACCATGCTTCATTGAGCTGCTTGACTTCTGGAGATAATTGAAGGCTTAAAATGAATCGTTTTGACATCAGAAGCAACTTATCTTTTTATTAGAGGATGAATCCTTGTGACTTTCTTTAATCTTGAAATGTTGTTACTGTCTAATTTCTTTGTTGTTCAAGTTTATTAAAGAACATGTTTGATTGCTTAGAGACAAAGTCCATACCAAACGAAACAGGAGATGAAATTTAAACATGACTTCCTCAGGATATGTAAATCATGTTTGATTACCTTGACCTTTCGATTTATCTCACAAAATTAAGTATCTTTTCACTGAGAATTCTAAGTGATCTAAGAGCGTTAATGTACGCTTTTCATACTAATTTTGTAGCTCATTTCCTGATTTGGAAGATCAGGATACAAAATAGTTTCTCTATAAATATAGTCTCATTTGTATGTAAATTAAatcttcttcttatatattttttaaataaaaatattatatcaaattatatatatatatatatatatatatatatatatatatatatatatgacgttCATAAAGTCGAATTCAAAGACGAATCTTCTTATTATATATTGATGCGGCATATCTTATATAGGATCCATGTTCGATGCCAAATATGGTAACGGCACAAGCAACGTCCATGGAATGGAACTCACCTTCAGTCTATTTTTGAGTCATTGAAGTATTTCTCCCAAGGATACGTAAGTTCACATGAAGAACGACAGTGGCATACAAGTCTGCATCAAATATCCGACTATAAAATTGGTTCTTTTACATGACGATGATATAAGTAAggaccaaatatgatgatatgcaGTGTGATCATGTGTGTGACCAATTAGCAGACCAAAAGAACTCATTCCATGCTATATGCTCTGACAGAAGCAGATCCATCTTCCATGTGTTGATTCATCTCCCATGATTTCGTATGATTTCAGGCAGTGGGCTCATCATGCGACCGGTTTCTTCTCGTTGTTCTTGCTGCGGAAGGGCGAGAGGAGGGAGAACGGACGAGAGACTGCAACAAGAATCAAGTCTTTGAGAAGGACTCGAGAACTTTGAGGTTCCTAATAATTTTCATCATAAGCGCTTTTACATACATCATGTAGACACCAATCGAACAGCTTGAGAGTTGAGAAAGACATGTCTAACCTTTAGTCGGCGTGCCTCCAGCATTAGTATCATCTTGGGCAATGAGATTCTTCAATATATGAACTggaaaacaaaaatgaaaatgcatCAGATACAAGTATCATTTGACATGAGGTTTCAAACATGCTTGCGCTAGAGTTTTGATATTTATTCTATTACAGGTAGTGTATGATCTGAGGCAGCCGCAAAGATAAGGAATAGAAGAATCTAAGATGCACAAAGATAGCTGCAAGCTGCCTGATAACGAGATCATAAATGTTGTTTTTGAAAGTTCATGTAACTGCAGAATAAATGCAGGAAAATGAAATAGTCATTATAGCCAGAAAATGGATGAGTTAGCTAGCTaggttagagataggaaccaggtTAATAAAAGGTAAGGCTTTTCATTTTTTGATTACTTGAATTCAGTGGTTTAGGCAAATAAACTAGTATACTATTGACAAAATCGTCTGTAAACCTCAATCAGCAGGAGGTGGGATCTTACCATCATTGGACGAAGCCGCACCAACTGTTTGATCATCAACAGATGAAGCATCTGAGTCGATGTTACCTTCACCCAATGCCGAGCTGTGGCTCTTTCGACCAAATTTTAGCAGCTTTCTGAAACCTTTTAATTCCTTGCCTCGAGGTTTCTCATATGTTTCATGAAGTTGACCCCCTAGGCTCAGGTTCTCAAAATTGGATATATTTGTTGTGGTTTCCACAGCACATATTGCAACCATTTCAGATTCTGATGTACGTTGACCTCCATCATTTCCTAAATTAGTGGTTAAAGGATCATCCAAGGGGGTTGATCTGGAAGAAGGGGCTTGATAATTCTTTTCTGCCGCAGTTGAGTTTGAGAACTTCTGAGGCTCATTTCTTGTGTAAGGAACAACCATCTGATCAGCATTAGCAACATCAATTCACGGTCAGCCCATTAGTAGCTCAAGCAATGTAGATGGAAGCTTCATCTACCAAAAAGTTTAAGCGCTAAAGCATAAGAAAAGACCAACATACTTATAACTTTTCTTCTTGATCATGATAATATATGTACTTGGATCCATAGCCAGAAAGGACCTCATGTGCCATATTTGAGTACTATTTACTATGTAAACAACTTGCTCATGTATAATGCAGGTAAAGAAAAGCACTAAACATGGAAATTCAGGCATCAATCAGAATCACTTAAATCCTAAATGAACAAACTACAGAACTAATTCCTTTACATGAACTCAACAAAATGCTAAAGATGTTGTGAAACATGATGCATGCAAGAAAAGTGGATACAAAGAGGTATACTAGTGAAGTATGCCTTTTCATACAAGTGACCTACAGCCTGCAGCTAAAAGTAAACATCATGCTCCAGTTTGGGAATATAGACTTTAAACAGAAGCTAGTAACTATTGTTACTTCCTCTGAAACATATCTTCATCAATATATCCTAAACTTAAAGATGTGTGACTGTTCTCTGATAAAATATACCTTGTAGGAACTCAGTTGTTCATCCAACTTGCCTCCACCAGAATCCTCAACCTGATCTATAACAATTGGTGTACATGACTCCTCTCCATGTGATGTCTCTTTTGTGTCTAATGTCTCATCGAGTTGCTGGACAACAGGAGCAGTGACCACATTATTTTCAAGCATTACAACAGTCTTCTCAATCACCGGATTTTCATTGCTGTTGCTAGGTGGCT belongs to Musa acuminata AAA Group cultivar baxijiao chromosome BXJ1-11, Cavendish_Baxijiao_AAA, whole genome shotgun sequence and includes:
- the LOC103971634 gene encoding glycolipid transfer protein 1 gives rise to the protein MEGTVFTASLEGIKHVKSENGVILTKPFLEVCKHILPVLDKFGTAMSLVKSDIGGNITRLETKYNSDPSKFEHLYSMVQIEIEAKTTKGSSSCTNGLLWLTRAMDFLVEIFSNLLEHPGWSMSQVCTDSYSTTLKKWHGWLASSSFTVAMKLAPDRKKFMDVIGGSGDVSADMEKFCTTFAPLLAENHKFLASVGLDDMKAS
- the LOC135597393 gene encoding large ribosomal subunit protein eL14z, with protein sequence MPFKRYVEIGRVALVNYGKEYGRLVVIVDVIDQNRALVDAPDMVRGQMNFKRLSLTDIKIDIPRVPKKKTLIDAMEAADVKNKWEKSSWGRKLIVQKRRASLNDFDRFKVMLAKIKRGGAIRQELAKLKKENAA